The proteins below come from a single Micromonospora citrea genomic window:
- a CDS encoding SRPBCC family protein, whose translation MTVTHGRPLTAEITDILVANCGLDAEAAARAPAASLEELGMDSLALLELSAVVADRWRVRIPEEAGQLSIAGVAELVARRADPPGHTENSVLIAAPLPLVWDVTNDVAGWPELFTEYARAEILHRDGDTVRFRLTMHPDENGAVWSWVSERTADPATRQVRARRVETGPFEYMNIHWRYAQEPGGTRMTWVQDFAMKPTAPVDNAGMTERINTNSAVQLAVIKEKIERLAGARGAAADPAASAASGPAPAPRAAAEATGAGDE comes from the coding sequence ATGACCGTCACCCATGGCCGCCCGTTGACCGCCGAGATCACCGACATCCTGGTGGCCAACTGCGGGCTGGACGCCGAGGCCGCCGCGCGCGCCCCGGCGGCGTCGCTGGAGGAGCTCGGCATGGACTCGCTGGCGCTGCTCGAACTGTCGGCCGTGGTCGCCGACCGGTGGCGGGTGCGGATCCCCGAGGAGGCCGGGCAGCTCAGCATCGCGGGCGTGGCCGAGCTGGTGGCCCGCCGCGCCGACCCGCCCGGGCACACCGAGAACAGCGTGCTCATCGCCGCGCCGCTGCCGCTGGTGTGGGACGTCACCAACGACGTCGCTGGCTGGCCCGAGCTGTTCACCGAGTACGCCCGGGCGGAGATCCTGCACCGCGACGGCGACACCGTGCGGTTCCGGCTCACCATGCACCCCGACGAGAACGGGGCGGTGTGGAGCTGGGTCAGCGAACGCACCGCCGACCCGGCGACCCGGCAGGTCCGCGCCCGGCGGGTGGAGACCGGGCCGTTCGAGTACATGAACATCCACTGGCGCTACGCGCAGGAGCCCGGCGGCACCCGGATGACCTGGGTGCAGGACTTCGCGATGAAACCGACCGCGCCGGTGGACAACGCCGGCATGACCGAGCGGATCAACACCAACAGCGCCGTGCAGCTCGCCGTGATCAAGGAGAAGATCGAGCGGCTGGCCGGCGCGCGGGGCGCCGCCGCCGACCCGGCCGCCTCGGCGGCGTCCGGTCCGGCCCCGGCCCCGCGCGCCGCCGCCGAGGCGACGGGAGCCGGCGATGAGTGA
- a CDS encoding acetyl-CoA carboxylase biotin carboxylase subunit, giving the protein MFEKVLIANRGEIALRVLRACRELGVRTAVVYSAADADSAAVRLADEAVRIGPPASRRSYLNAAAIVEAARQVGAQAVHPGYGFLSEDADFAEICADNGLTFIGPPPEVMSALADKSSARALMRRAGLPLPPGSVAPVPTAAAAAEVAAEVGYPVIVKAAAGGGGRGMTVVSGPAELPRAYARTRAAAQAAFGDDRVYVERYLTGARHVEVQLLCDSHGNGVHLGTRDCSVQRRHQKLVEEAPAPALSAGTGEAIAECALRGALSAGFTGAGTVEFLVDPDERFHFLEINCRIQVEHPVTEMITGIDLVHEQLHIAAGVPLRLRQADVRPHGVAIECRVNVEDPERGFAPTPGRLDRFVPPGGPFTRVDTHGHAGYVFGPYYDSLLAKVVVWAPDRELALNRLERALDEFDIAGPGVRTTIPFVRRVLDDAGFRKGRYCTGLVDQLLAGPSDAHHRRHS; this is encoded by the coding sequence ATGTTCGAGAAGGTGCTGATCGCCAACCGGGGCGAGATCGCCCTGCGGGTGCTGCGCGCCTGCCGCGAGCTGGGGGTGCGTACCGCGGTGGTCTACTCGGCCGCCGACGCGGACTCCGCCGCGGTGCGCCTGGCCGACGAGGCCGTGCGGATCGGGCCGCCGGCCAGCCGGCGCAGCTACCTCAACGCCGCCGCGATCGTGGAGGCGGCCCGGCAGGTGGGCGCGCAGGCCGTGCATCCCGGCTACGGGTTCCTCTCCGAGGACGCCGACTTCGCCGAGATCTGCGCGGACAACGGGCTGACGTTCATCGGCCCGCCGCCGGAGGTGATGTCCGCGCTGGCCGACAAGTCGTCGGCGCGGGCGCTGATGCGCCGGGCCGGGCTGCCGCTGCCGCCGGGCAGCGTCGCGCCGGTGCCCACGGCCGCCGCGGCGGCGGAGGTGGCCGCCGAGGTGGGCTACCCGGTGATCGTCAAGGCGGCGGCCGGCGGCGGGGGGCGCGGCATGACGGTGGTCTCCGGCCCGGCGGAGCTGCCCCGGGCGTACGCGCGGACGAGGGCCGCGGCGCAGGCCGCCTTCGGCGACGACCGGGTGTACGTCGAGCGGTACCTGACCGGGGCGCGGCACGTAGAGGTGCAGTTGCTGTGCGACTCGCACGGCAACGGTGTGCACCTGGGCACGCGGGACTGCTCGGTGCAGCGCCGGCACCAGAAGCTGGTGGAGGAGGCGCCGGCCCCGGCGCTGTCCGCCGGCACCGGAGAGGCCATCGCGGAGTGCGCCCTGCGCGGCGCCCTGTCGGCCGGTTTCACGGGGGCCGGGACGGTGGAGTTCCTGGTCGACCCGGACGAGCGGTTCCACTTCCTGGAGATCAACTGCCGGATCCAGGTCGAGCATCCCGTCACCGAGATGATCACCGGGATCGACCTGGTGCACGAGCAGCTGCACATCGCCGCCGGGGTGCCGCTGCGGCTGCGGCAGGCCGACGTCCGCCCGCACGGGGTGGCCATCGAGTGCCGGGTCAACGTGGAGGACCCGGAGCGCGGCTTCGCGCCGACGCCCGGCCGGCTGGACCGCTTCGTGCCGCCCGGCGGCCCGTTCACCCGGGTCGACACGCACGGCCACGCCGGCTACGTGTTCGGCCCGTACTACGACTCGCTGCTGGCCAAGGTCGTGGTCTGGGCGCCCGACCGGGAGCTGGCGCTCAACCGGCTGGAACGGGCCCTCGACGAGTTCGACATCGCCGGGCCCGGCGTGCGCACCACCATCCCGTTCGTCCGGCGGGTGCTCGACGACGCCGGGTTCCGCAAGGGCCGCTACTGCACCGGCCTGGTCGACCAGTTGCTCGCCGGCCCGTCCGACGCACACCACAGGAGGCACTCATGA